The Allocoprobacillus halotolerans nucleotide sequence GTAATAGCGATGAAGAAATCCATCAGCTTAATACGGATTTCGTTAATAAATGGAGAGAAAGCCATAATATATCTAAATCTGATCCTTTGGATGCTCAAACCATCTGTTCCATTATCGGTACTGATGATCAGGTCAAATATGTTTCAGATTCTGTTTTTGAAAACAAAAACGGATATCAAGATCTTAAGGCTCTCGTTCACAGACACTATCAGATTAAAAAACTCTATTCTCAGGAAACTAACCGTCTCATTGCCCTTTGTGATTGTTATTTCCCTGAACTTCAGTATGTTTTTGAACCTAAATCAGCTGCTTTCCTGGCTGTCTTATCTCAATATCCTACTTCGCATGATATCATAAATGCTTCCAAAAATGAAGTGTTTCATCTTGTTTACGAAGCAACTAAACATCGCTGCAGTATGGATAAGATTGATAAGCTTTTCAATTATGCTCAGGATACACTGGTTCCACATGTATCCGATCATATGAGATATGTTATTTCCAACACTGTTGAAAGCATCATCCATATTCGTACACAATTGAAACTGATTGAAAAAGATATCAGAAAGCTTGCTGCCACTTTTAATGTTTACAGTCTGCTGTTGACCATCACTGGCTGTGGTCCTTTGACTGCCGCTGTTATCATCGCTGAAACCGGAGACATCTTCAGATTCAAAAATGCTGATCATTATGTCTCTTACAGTGGTTCATCACCACGTAACAAGCGTTCTGGCAAGTCTGTGGAAATCATGGGCAAGATTTCCAAGAAAGGCTCAAAATACCTGAGACACGCTCTTTACATGATTGCCGAATTTGCCAGACGACATAATCCTGTTCTTAAACACTTATTTGAAAGAGTGAAGAACGGAAATAAAAAGCGTCATAAATTAGCGGTCATTGCAGTTGCCAATCGCATTGCCAGATATATCTATTCAATCATGAAAAACGAAAGCAGTTTTATAATCATGCATGAAAATATCATGCGATTACCAGAAGAAACCCGAAATACGTTCTTCAATTCAATATCTTTAGATTTTCCAAAGAATACCAGAAAACAGATTTATCAGTATTCTGATATCAATGGTGAAATCCATCGCTTTGTTTATAGGAACGAAGCAACGGAATCAGTAGCTTAAAAACAAAGAAAACCTAAAATGTAAGAGCTTTCAAACACTGAGTTTTGAGAAGTTGTTTTTAGTGCACCCAAAAATCCACTAAAAACATCAAAGAACATCGGATTGCTCCTCTAAATCAGGACAAACACTATTAAAATCATTTTTTTAAATTAATTATTGACATTTAATAGTTTGTCTTTATGAATCAATTATAACAAAAAGAAGTCTAAACAAAAATGATTTTCATATAATTTAATGATTTTAGCACTACATTTATAAAAGTGCTAAAAGTTCATAATGAGTTCATATATCAGGTTATAATAGAAGTTGTTAGCAAACAAGATATATGAGTGCTAAAATAAGGAGGAATATAAATGTTAAAACCATTACATGATTATGTGATATTAAAAAAGAAAAAGCTGAAACACAAACAGCAAGTGGTATTATTTTAACGAGTCCAAAGGAACAAGCCAGTAATCAAGCAACTGTTGTATCTGTTGGACCTAAATGTGATGATCATTTAAAAGCAGGCATGACAGTTATTTTTAAAGAATACTCTGGAACAAAATTTAAAGATAATGATGATGAATATATGATCTTAGAAGAAGAAGATATTTTAGCTATTGTTGAATAGGAGGAATAAAAAATGAGTAAAGAAATTCGTTTTTCTAAAGATGTCAGAGATGCAATGTTAAGTGGTGTCAATACCCTTGCAGATGCAGTGAAAGTAACAATTGGTCCTAAAGGACGTAATGTTGTATTGGATAAAGGTTATGGTTCACCTTTAATTACAAATGATGGTGTATCTATTGCTAAAGAGATCGAATTAGAAGATGCTTTTGAAAATATGGGAGCTAAACTTGTGTATGAAGTTGCCAACAAAACAAATGATGTTGCAGGTGATGGAACAACAACAGCTACAATCTTAGCTCAAAGCATGATTCAAAACGGTTTAAAAGCTGTTGAAAAAGGTGCAAACCCAGTTTTAATGCGTGAAGGTATTGATTATGCAAGCAAAGAAGTTGCAAAATATATTTTAGATAAATCTCATAAAGTAGAAACAAGCAATGATATTGAAAGTGTTGCAACGATTTCTTCTGGAGATAAAGAAATTGGTCAATATATCGCTCAAGCAATGGAAAAAGTGGGTAGAGATGGTGTCATCAGTGTTGATGAATCAAATAGCTTTGATACAGAATTAGAAGTTGCTGAAGGTATGCAATATGATAAAGGTTATGTTTCTCCATATATGGTTTCAGATAGAGAAAAAATGACAATTGACATGGATAATCCATTAATTATGGTAACAGATCAAAAAATCAATACAATTCAAGAAAT carries:
- a CDS encoding co-chaperone GroES, with the protein product MLTSPKEQASNQATVVSVGPKCDDHLKAGMTVIFKEYSGTKFKDNDDEYMILEEEDILAIVE
- a CDS encoding IS110 family transposase, whose amino-acid sequence is MKNYNYNLYVGIDVSKGKADAAVLAVPELRSVKPHFLRKKLSFKFIKSEVVEFLNTVRKYSSDQYCLHTYFALEVTGIYSTNIYTFIKQNCNSDEEIHQLNTDFVNKWRESHNISKSDPLDAQTICSIIGTDDQVKYVSDSVFENKNGYQDLKALVHRHYQIKKLYSQETNRLIALCDCYFPELQYVFEPKSAAFLAVLSQYPTSHDIINASKNEVFHLVYEATKHRCSMDKIDKLFNYAQDTLVPHVSDHMRYVISNTVESIIHIRTQLKLIEKDIRKLAATFNVYSLLLTITGCGPLTAAVIIAETGDIFRFKNADHYVSYSGSSPRNKRSGKSVEIMGKISKKGSKYLRHALYMIAEFARRHNPVLKHLFERVKNGNKKRHKLAVIAVANRIARYIYSIMKNESSFIIMHENIMRLPEETRNTFFNSISLDFPKNTRKQIYQYSDINGEIHRFVYRNEATESVA